A single Streptomyces sp. Edi2 DNA region contains:
- a CDS encoding response regulator transcription factor → MTTRVIIVDDQAMVRAGFAALLAAQSGIEVVGDAPDGVQGVELSRRTHPDVVLMDVRMPEMDGLEAARQLLDPPPGVLHRPKVLMLTTFDVDDYVYEALRAGASGFLLKDAPPGDLISAVRVVAAGEALLAPSVTRRLIADFARRRPAPRKGRAALRLKGLTPRETEVLELIARGLSNQEIAAALIVAEQTVKTHVSRVLAKLALRDRAQAVIFAYESGLVTPGEQ, encoded by the coding sequence ATGACCACCCGCGTGATCATCGTCGACGACCAGGCCATGGTGCGTGCGGGCTTCGCCGCGCTGCTCGCCGCGCAGAGCGGTATCGAGGTGGTGGGCGATGCGCCGGACGGTGTGCAGGGAGTGGAGCTGAGCCGCCGGACGCACCCCGATGTGGTGCTGATGGATGTCCGGATGCCGGAGATGGACGGTCTGGAGGCGGCCCGGCAGCTGCTCGATCCGCCCCCCGGTGTGCTGCACCGCCCGAAGGTGCTGATGCTGACCACCTTCGACGTCGACGACTACGTCTACGAGGCACTGCGGGCGGGGGCGTCCGGGTTCCTGCTCAAGGACGCGCCGCCGGGTGATCTGATCTCCGCGGTCCGGGTCGTGGCGGCCGGGGAGGCGCTGCTCGCCCCGTCCGTGACCCGGCGGCTGATAGCCGATTTCGCCCGCCGGCGGCCCGCGCCGCGCAAGGGCCGGGCGGCGCTGCGGCTGAAGGGACTCACCCCGCGCGAGACGGAGGTCCTGGAGCTGATCGCCCGCGGTCTGTCGAACCAGGAGATCGCCGCCGCGCTGATCGTCGCCGAGCAGACCGTGAAGACCCATGTCAGCCGGGTGCTCGCCAAGTTGGCGCTGCGGGACCGCGCCCAGGCCGTGATCTTCGCGTATGAGTCGGGGCTGGTCACGCCCGGGGAGCAGTAG
- a CDS encoding alpha/beta hydrolase, with protein sequence MSRLRSLTRRGRRTLVGAALALAVAAGTGGWAAGTAQSAVTGPPPGAAAWRADHSLGVRLPDPATVRPAEVTRFFASLTDRQRQALVARHPLTVGNLDGIPPAVRYAANSRALTAERDRQLARAADPAGTPQEHRQARKAAARCASLLSPGRHILAFDPRGRGQVAEVYGDLPGAERTAVIVPGSDIDLATFDRAHDPYGTPAGMARSLRTRLATDAPRTRTAVIAWAGYTTPVGLGPDAVTGRLADAGAPRLARFLSGLAAVGAPAPAVLCHSYGSVVCGLAAAQPARGGVADLVFFGSPGVRRDNVAQLHAPARVWAARDASDWIGDVPSVELFGLGHGTDPIDPAFGARRVSAVRAVGHTGYLAPGTDSLRNFAAIVLGHYGAVR encoded by the coding sequence ATGTCCAGGCTGCGAAGCCTCACTCGACGCGGCCGGCGCACGCTCGTCGGCGCCGCGCTCGCACTGGCCGTGGCCGCCGGCACCGGCGGCTGGGCGGCCGGCACCGCGCAGAGTGCCGTCACGGGCCCGCCGCCCGGCGCCGCCGCCTGGCGCGCCGACCACTCCCTCGGCGTCCGGCTGCCGGACCCGGCGACCGTACGGCCCGCCGAGGTCACCCGCTTCTTCGCCTCGCTGACCGACCGGCAGCGGCAGGCGCTGGTGGCCCGGCACCCGCTCACCGTCGGCAATCTCGACGGGATACCCCCCGCCGTGCGGTACGCGGCCAACTCCCGTGCGCTGACGGCGGAACGGGACCGACAGCTGGCCCGCGCCGCCGATCCGGCCGGCACCCCCCAGGAGCACCGGCAGGCCAGGAAGGCGGCCGCCCGCTGCGCCTCGCTGCTCTCCCCCGGCCGTCACATCCTCGCCTTCGATCCCCGCGGCCGCGGACAAGTGGCCGAGGTATACGGCGACTTGCCCGGCGCCGAGCGCACCGCCGTGATCGTGCCGGGCTCGGACATCGACCTGGCCACCTTCGACCGCGCCCACGATCCGTACGGCACGCCGGCGGGAATGGCCAGGTCGCTGCGGACCCGGCTGGCCACCGACGCACCCCGGACCCGTACCGCGGTCATCGCCTGGGCCGGATACACCACGCCGGTCGGTCTCGGCCCGGATGCCGTGACCGGCCGGCTCGCCGATGCCGGAGCGCCGCGGCTGGCCCGGTTCCTGTCCGGGCTGGCCGCCGTGGGGGCCCCGGCCCCGGCCGTGCTGTGCCACAGCTACGGCTCGGTGGTCTGCGGGCTGGCCGCCGCGCAGCCGGCCCGCGGCGGCGTCGCCGACCTGGTGTTCTTCGGCTCCCCCGGTGTCCGCCGGGACAACGTGGCGCAGCTGCACGCCCCGGCCCGGGTCTGGGCGGCGCGGGACGCATCCGACTGGATCGGCGATGTCCCGAGCGTCGAACTGTTCGGCCTGGGCCACGGCACCGACCCCATCGACCCGGCCTTCGGCGCCCGCCGGGTCTCCGCCGTGCGGGCCGTGGGCCACACCGGCTATCTCGCCCCCGGTACGGACTCCCTGCGGAACTTCGCGGCCATCGTGCTGGGCCACTACGGCGCGGTGCGGTGA
- a CDS encoding acyltransferase family protein has product MELALLAPLRRSVHTTVRTIEDRTPPDRDRALDGLRALALLAVPLGHWLLGGFTRDADGALHNTSPLSTFGTLAPASWVLQMLGIFFLVGGHASVLSLRRATDRGEPVRAWLRGRILRLGRPVLGVTAVWAMLLPVLYGLGVPEATLRTGATLVIQPLWFVGVYAAVTALTPYCLRAARRWGAWAAAPLAAVVAAVDFLRYGPFAEVMPGWLSLLNLLPGWLFAYQLGVSWGERRLGGRTAWSLLLGGAALFAALLLFFHYPVSMVGVPGQDRTNSHPPSLLVLALAAAQSGAAVLLRDRLARLLRRPALWAPVTIVNLSAMTVLCWHQTAMLSAAVPASFLGEIPGLTTQPDTPVWILARLAWLPVFGGALLLIGRTTRRFEAPWTGVTRARRAAAALLAAGFAAFALGLA; this is encoded by the coding sequence ATGGAGCTCGCCCTCCTCGCGCCTCTCAGACGCTCCGTCCACACGACGGTCCGCACCATCGAGGACCGCACACCGCCGGACCGCGACCGCGCCCTCGACGGGCTGCGCGCGCTGGCCCTGCTCGCCGTGCCCCTCGGCCACTGGCTGCTCGGGGGTTTCACCCGCGACGCAGACGGCGCACTGCACAACACCAGCCCGCTGAGCACCTTCGGCACTCTCGCGCCCGCCAGTTGGGTGCTGCAGATGCTCGGCATCTTCTTCCTGGTCGGCGGCCATGCGTCGGTGCTGTCCCTGCGGCGCGCCACCGACCGGGGCGAGCCCGTCCGGGCCTGGCTGCGCGGCCGGATCCTCCGGCTGGGCCGCCCGGTGCTCGGGGTGACGGCCGTGTGGGCGATGCTGCTCCCCGTCCTCTACGGCCTGGGGGTGCCGGAGGCGACGCTGCGGACCGGGGCGACGCTGGTGATCCAGCCGCTGTGGTTCGTGGGCGTGTATGCGGCGGTCACCGCGCTCACGCCGTACTGCCTGCGCGCCGCCCGGCGGTGGGGCGCCTGGGCCGCGGCACCGCTGGCGGCCGTCGTGGCGGCGGTGGACTTCCTGCGCTACGGGCCGTTCGCCGAGGTCATGCCGGGGTGGCTGAGCCTGCTCAATCTCCTGCCCGGCTGGCTGTTCGCCTATCAGCTCGGGGTGTCCTGGGGCGAGCGACGGCTCGGCGGGCGCACCGCCTGGTCGCTGCTGCTCGGGGGCGCCGCACTGTTCGCCGCGCTGCTGCTGTTCTTCCACTACCCGGTGAGCATGGTCGGCGTCCCCGGCCAGGACCGTACGAACTCCCACCCGCCGTCACTGCTGGTCCTGGCGCTGGCGGCGGCCCAGTCCGGCGCCGCCGTCCTGCTCCGCGACCGGCTCGCCCGTCTCCTGCGCCGCCCCGCCCTGTGGGCGCCGGTCACCATCGTCAACCTCTCGGCGATGACGGTCCTGTGCTGGCATCAGACGGCGATGCTCTCGGCGGCCGTGCCCGCGTCCTTCCTGGGCGAGATCCCCGGGCTGACCACGCAGCCCGACACCCCCGTCTGGATCCTCGCCCGGCTCGCCTGGCTGCCGGTGTTCGGCGGGGCGCTGCTCCTCATCGGGCGCACCACGCGCCGCTTCGAGGCGCCGTGGACCGGTGTCACCCGGGCCCGCCGGGCTGCCGCGGCGCTCCTGGCCGCCGGGTTCGCCGCCTTCGCGCTGGGGCTGGCGTGA